The DNA segment atagttttgatgccttcagtgagaatctacaatgtaaatagtcatgaaaataaagaaaacgcattgaatgagaaggtgtgtccaaacttttggcctgtactgtatatatatatatatatatatatatatatatatatgtatgtatgtatgtatatatgcatatatatatatataagaatgtatctgtgtgtttgcatatatatatatatatatatatatatatatatatatacaaacacacacatacattcttaTATGACCAACAGGGGACTACCTTACTACACTACCAAGTGTGGACCTCTCTTTctagacattaaaaaaaaaaaaataaattaaaaaaaaagatacaataGAAAACTGACCTTTAAGCTCTTTTCCCAAAATATTACTGCAAATatggttttaattttttgaaagGGAATTGCAAGAGAGGACTTGCATCCTTGAGTGATGTCTACcaattaaccctttgaaacacaCATCCCGCTGACAGCTGCAGGAGATAATTGTTTGGATGATCCTGTTTAAATAGatctaaaaaaaagaacaatgatAGCTAGAGCATACATTCGCTGCTGAGGCTTCTGTCTGCTCTGTCATCACATCCTGACCTTACCTTATGTATGGTGCAAACGTATGTCAGCAATGATGTCATTGCACTACAGTGGTGCAAATCCACACAAAAATGCATGGTGTTAAGAAATGTCTGTGTttctacattttaaaatcttttggatcaatacaccttgtgttttgattttgtaaaatgtgatgagaaaaatctgattctttgtatttttttatgacacagtGTCAATACTTTTATCAATTATTGTGGGCTATTTACTAACATCAACTTTAAGctcaggttgtacagatttcagggaaataaaatatttaagaaaTGATATCACAGTGAGCAAAAATCACAATGTAAGCACTGGCCGACCATTTCtattgcagagttcaaagggtaAAAAAGGGGACGACACGcatgcacagacaaacagaacagTGATGAAGGATGAAATGAGTATAGGTATATTTAGAAAGATTACACCACATATTTTCACACACAGTGCCACTTCCTTGAAATGGTCACATGCAACCTGCTCACGCTCAACCTTTGCTCCCTCTGTGTTAGTTTACTTGTAAAATGTGTGGGTTTTTGGGGTAAAATAAAGCAAAGTGCTTTTTACTTagtacacacattcacacctgtgtTCTATACCTCCATGTGCCTTTGTCTAATGGGTAACATcagatgtggaaaaaaaaaaaaaagaaagaaatatctCCTCAGCTGACCTTTGTTCTCGTGACTTTATTGTGGTACTTTATATCTTGTTGGAGGACGGGGATCCCATTCTCAAGCCAGGTTTAGCAATCTGTGATCCCCATGGCGCAAAGGTCAAACTCCCTTTGAGACAAGGGGGGTGAGGGaatcagcagctctctctctctctcttctctctcggTGTGTTTTGCTCCACATGACACTCCTCATCTTTTAGCCCTCTGATCTCCGTTAGGCTCTCCCACAGTAGCGAACAAAGAAAAATTGGGGAgtagagatacagagagaggcAGTCAAACTGGGAGTACAGGATATACATGACACAGATCAGCAGGTAAAGGCCTGGCTGGCAGTGAATTGGGAGGCTGGAGGGGATTTCCATGTTTAGACCCTGCTGACTACTGCTGCTGGCGTTCCCAGCCTCCTGAGAGATCTATCGGCCCCCCACACCACCCAGCAGCTGCTCAACTGCTCAACAAGTTAAAGGTGCTGCAGTTTCACTTGGAATTGCCgctgtatttgtttttctcctgcTTCATGCCAAAGATTTCATCTTCAGATACCTACCACTTTTTAACTTAAGATACCTGCTATTTAACTGCTCCGCTGTCTGCTGTGTCTGCAGGCTGCAACTGCTGAACCACACCATGCAGAGGAGTCCCCTCTCCGCAAACATAGCTGCTCAGCAAAATCAGTAAGTATGGGACTTTTCTTATCTGTGCTACTGTAGGAAAATCTTCTTATTGCACTTGAAACTTTAGAAACAATGGGTAATTTAACCGCAGACAGATTGTGTTTTaaacctgaaacacacaaaatggTGCAAAAGCATTATGCCACCTTGAATTCGTGCTTGAGCTCATCAAAGTGCAGCCTGGATCATAAACTTTTTTTCCATGGCCACAGCAATGCAGTTTGGAGCAGTTAAGTTTAGCAATACACAAATAAAGCATGCCGGCATTATTTTAGATATCATAGAGGTGACTTCAATGGTAGTGTAGAGTTTCAGATAGGATACCAAAGTGTCAAGCCCTCAAGTCTTACACAGTTTACacggaaaaaaaagaaaataattaatcAGCAAACTGCTGCTCATTCGATTATGTTTAGTTAATGTAAGAACAAGGCTGCTATATCTAACATCAAACCCTACTGTACGTCTCTCCAGCCACACAGAAATCTGACCTGTGCTCAGTATTTTCCGACATGACGTGACCCAACCCTCTCTACAGTCGATATCCACAGCAGCTGGGATGCAGTGTTATCAGGTTGCTGCAAAATGATTTACAGTTGAGTCAGAAATAGTGCAACTTCCGATGCTGCTTGTCCGCTCTAAGCCAGGCAGCGGGACAAGTTTCCATGGCATTGTGAGTCTGTGGGAAACTCTAAAAGTAGTTCAACTCTCCCGGCTGCCCTCAGCAACCCAACACTGACACGCTCGCACAGAATGCAGAGGATGCACAGGCAGTAAAGCAGGACACCATAGAAAATCAAGTTTTTATgtgacatgtctgtgtgtgtttgtaggagTGAAGCAGGGTCCTCTAATAACTTTGAGGCATTAGGATGCCACGAGCAGCTGGATCCAAAGGACAGCCAGGACTCTGAGGACCCCAGAGAATACTGTTATGGTACGACAGAGTCTCTTAACTCACTCCATCATCTGCAGATGTACTCATTCACCGCTGCCAATGTCACCACACTTTTACCCTACGCCTCTCAGTCCCCTCAGAGCAGTCCGCACAAGGTAGTGCTGAATGATTCCTTCATCAACAATGCAGACTCAATCTCTGCAGTCTTCAGCTATGTTTGAATGAGAATAGGTGTTAAATTTCGCCTTTACTTTTCTGTCTTGATGAAGTTGTAGATACAGTTTTTTTGGTTCAAATAAGACAAGCCTGTTCATACATGACCAAAAAAATTGTTTGTGATTCCGATTGGTTTAAAGTCTCTGGAGACCATTACTGGCAGTGCGTGATTTCATTGCAATCCATTCAGtatttgttgagatattttagtcttGACGCCATTAGCTAAATTATATAACCATGTATAGGCTGGTCATCTTTTACAATCAGGGATTATTAAACAGGATATTTTACAGGCTTAAAATACAATCTAAATTTTTATCTACTCTACTACAAGGTGTCTTAAGACCAAATGTGAAGCAAATTTTTCCCTTGCGTTACTTGCGTTAATGTGGCCAATGGAGTGCCAGCTGTGCTAAGGCCATGTGTCCATCAAAGATATgatggttggtctttgtggtatttgtcctgcCACTTTTCCACTGTAATTAGATAGCtaggtaaaaagtgacagtgatgacCCAAAGTGAACATTTTTTAACTCACCAAATGTGGATTGCTCAGTGCGAAAACAAACGCGCCTCGCCTTGTCATGTGGCTGCCGTTCGTAGCGTAGAGTAAAAATGCGGCACTCCTACTgcaaagaattttaaaaaagtatgcTGGACTTCAGCGAACACAGCCCCTAATGGTCGTGCTAACTAACCACAGAAGGCAGCTATCACTAACGTTAGTGCTGACTTTGTCGTAAAGTACAACAGATAGCAGGAATCAAGTGCCAACTACATATTTTGAGAACTTACTGTGTAGTCTAATGGCTTCACACACTTTTCCCCAAGCCCTCTGCTTGTGTCTCCTTGAAGTACGGATATCGTAGAGCTCTGGGTGCCCACATTTCTGATTCTCAGCATCACAGCGTCACACAATTTTTTCGCTCAAGTTGAAAGATTTCAACTCTCAGAAATGTGTatctgcatctctttgttgccCAGTGTAAattctttgtgtgtttgcatctaTGCTTTAACTTTCTAGGTAATCGCACCACACAAAAAAATTAGCTGCATGTTTGGTCTGAACACACCTTAAGTGCTTCTCTTAACCCTCATGGTCACACTCAACCTTCGCTCCCTCTGATATCACTTTAACCTGCAGTATCTTTTTGCCAACTTAGCATCCTAACCTTGGTCCCtgttcctctctccctccctgccaGCTGTGCAGGTCTCTGCGTGTACCTCTCTACTGCAGAGAAACTGCTGAGTGTGTGATACCACATATACCTGACACAGTAATAAATTATTTATCACCTTATATCATGTTCACGTTTAATAGAAATAGAGATTCAATTTCAAGATCTCTGACGATGTCCAGGACCTTTGTGTCATACTGGCTGAAAGAGAACTGATACAGGCATATGCATCATAATGTTTCAGGTCCCTGCTGGGAGATTTGAATGTGTTACTCACTCCAGACATGTCATAGCTTAGAGGAAGTTGTAATGCCAGAAATAGCTTTAGTGCCACATTTGAGTCCTCTCTCATTAAGCTTTCTAAACACCAGATAAAAAATGTACTGTATGATGAAAAGGTTTCACATACTAGACATGGAATAATATAAGCAGCTGAATAATGTTCTTAGGTTCctcttgttttttctcctcaGGCGGGTACCATCCTGTCCAGATAGGTGACACTTTCAACAGAAGATACCAGGTGGTTTCTAAGCTTGGCTGGGGCTATTTCTCCACTGTCTGGCTGTGTCTCGACCTCAAGTAGGTTTAATTAGGGACTATACAAAAAATATTGAGGTGGGGAGGGTGTTTAATCTTATATTTCACTTTGTAGAAAAGCAAGAACACTCTTGGCAGTATCAGTACCCatccaacatttgtatgtggggcccatgtgggtggtaaatgagctgaaaaatggACCCTATAAGGGATTGTCCATGGGTTCCATAATGGCGCCATGCCAATTGCCAACATGGGTGGTTTTACTGGGCCCAAGATAAGATGGCCATTTTGGGCCCATAGCCACTTGGTGCCCAGATAGCTGTAGCACAACCCATTGTCCATGGGACCATTATGGAACCCACAGACAATCCTATATAGGCCCATTTTTTAAGCTTGTTTACCAACCACATTGGGCCCACATACTAATGTTGACCTGGGTATTTCCTTTTGACCCTCCTCTTAATTTAGAAAAGTGGTCTGATTTTTATATATTGTAACAGTATATCAATGGTATAATTTTTTCTCTATTTTGAATAAATTTGAATGAGCTAGAATTAATGACCTCATGCAGCCCAGCCATTATTTTATTTGCTCCAttttaggttttatttttcaacacCACCATGTCCACTACATATATCAGATTAAAAAAGATTGGGCGCAAAGTTACCTACAGAGTTAACTAGCGTACAACTAGCTCAGCTAGCTTACTGTGTGATGAATCAATGTGTTAGCTAATGTATGGAGAAAAATTGCTAGAGCGCTTTGTAAGATTTTACTGTATTGGTCTGGCTATTTTAACCTATGAATTAAAATACTACTGTGTGATATGTACAGtccaggccaaaagtttggacacaccttctcattctatgcgttttctttattttcatgactatttacattgtagattctcactgaagtcatcaaaactatgaatgaacacatgtggagttatgtacttaacaaaaaaaggtgaaataactgaaaacatgttttatattctagtttcttcaaaatagccaccctttgctctgattactgctttgcacactcttggcattctctccatgagcttcaagaggtagtcacctgaaatggttttccaacagtcttgaaggagttcccagaggtgtttagcacttgttggcccctttgccttcactctgcagtccagctcaccccaaaccatctggattgggttcaggtccggtgactgtggaggccaggtcatctgccgcagcactccatcactctccttcttggtcaaatagcccttacacagcctggaggtgtgtttggggtcattgtcctgttgaaaaataaatgatcgtccaactaaacgcaaaccggatgggatggcatgtcgctgcaggatgctgtggtagccatgctggttcagtgtgccttcaattttgaataaatccccaacagtgtcaccagcaaaacacccccacaccatcacacctcctcctccatgcttcacagtgggaaccaggcatgtggaatccatccgttcaccttttctgcgtctcacaaagacacggcggttggaaccaaagatctcaaatttggactcatcagaccaaagcacagatttccactggtctaatgtccattccttgtgtttcttggcccaaacaaatctcttctgcttgttgcctctccttagcagtggtttcctagcagctatttgaccacgaaggcctgattcgcgcagtctcctcttaacagttgttctagagatgggtctgctgctagaactctgtgtggcattcatctggtctctgatctgagctgctgttaacttgccatttctgaggctggtgactcggatgaacttatcctcagaagcagaggtgactcttggtcttcctttcctgggtcagtcctcatgtgtgccagtttcgttgtagcgcttgatggtttttgcgactccacttggggacacatttaaagtttttgcaattttccggactgactgaccttcatttcttaaagtaatgatggccactcgtttttctttagttagctgattggttcttgccataatatgaattttaacagttgtccaatagggctgttggctgtgcattaacctgacttgtgcacaacacaactgatggtcccaaccccattgataaagcaagaaattccactaattaaccctgataaggcacacctgtgaagtggaaaccatttcaggtgactacctcttgaagctcatcgagagaatgccaagagtgtgcaaagcagtaatcagagcaaagggtggctattttgaagaaactagaatataaaacatgttttcagttatttcacctttttttgttaagtacataactccacatgtgttcattcatagttttgatgccttcagtgagaatctacaatgtaaatagtcatgaaaataaagaaaacgcattgaatgagaaggtgtgtccaaacttttggcctgtactgtatatcggctactgtatattttattgttaataCAACTGGGAATAATTATCCAGACACAAATTACAAGCCAATGTCAGACTGTGTGTTATCGTGTGTGAATTCATACACTTTTTAAACAGCCACATTCACATCATTTTTGTGATGATATATTGTTATATAAACACAGAGTAAAGCACTACTAATGACACATTCTGACCAGTCACTGTGACTATTATAACAGTAGTATGAGCACAATAAGATGAAGTGTACACTGTACATAGAAGAAAATCTGATAACCCTTccttcagcaaaaaaaaaacaaaaaacacatcccTATCTCAACTTCCCCTCCCCCTTTAATAATTTGTGTACAGTCCCTCActatttcttttcatttatttgacacACTTGAGatattaaactttttttctcaTGATGATTATTATCAGATTATCACAAATATTAAGATAACAAAATGCATGTTTGACACTAAAAAGCAGCTTTCATACATTCAGCAGAGAGTGGACTTTATTATGTCAATCTGATGTGGTGTCTGTGTTGGCAGGCTGGGTCGGCGTGTCGCTGTGAAGGTGCTGAAGAGCGGACCTGGCTTCACCCAGGCAGGACAGGATGAACTTGCTCTCCTACGATGCGTCAGTGACCCGCTGTTTGAGTTTCTTCTCTCTAACATGTCTTACTCTGTCTGTCAAAAGCTATTTCTCCTTTTTTCCATCATTAACTGACCACTCTCACATTCCCTTGTCAATCATCCGTCTAAAAAGTCCTCATCAATCCCCACTTGCTATTTACAAGAACACAAAATGCTTTCCATtcctctgtcttttttattgtCTGGCTTCTCCCCCTTCTTACTCTCACCActccccctctcttctctctttgaTCAGGCAAGTGGTCCTACGAGCCGACATCCCTTCAGTCAAAGGATTGTTCAGCTGCTAGATGAGTTCAAGCTGGCTGGGGTCAACGGGGTCCGTATCCTTTTTTCAGACTTCTTGGGCACACACTCTAAACCTGACACTGGAGAGTTGCCATTTGTGGACGTGTGCGCCACTGTGTCTAAAAGAGACACTAAAAGGCATCTATCAACCATATGATAAATTAATATGTCTCATAAAGGATTTATCTGTGCAACCTCTTATAGAGCATTGTTTGTAGAGATAGAAGAACAGATGGCAATATGTCGGCTCATTGAAGACAGTATTACATCACATCGTATAATGAATACTGCCAGCCAATAGCTTGCAGACATGTACAATGACCTTAATGCCTAGGGGTTAGACATGTGCCTGGTGCTGGAGCTGTTGGGGCCCGACTTGAGAGGCTGGCAGCTCTGTTTTGGGAATCCTGGACTGACGCAGCCTTTGGTCAAACAAATACTTACTCAGGTAAAGAACCTCTGACACCTAAGAAATTAAGACCATGCTACGGCAACACTGGAACAATTTGGTGCATGTTGGAAGTTGCTTATTCACTCTTTTGCTGAGAGTTTAATGAGACACAACAAACATTCAAGGTTCTTCACATGGTGTTAAGCCCTACACACTTTGATCAACCAGTTCTGATGGAGTCACAGGTCTGAAAAAGTTCAGTACTGGTTGTACGGAAGGAAACATCAGCATCACTGTTTTGTGTTGTCTCTAGGTTCTGCAGGGCCTGGACTACCTTCACACTCAGTGTAAAATCATCCACACAGACATCAAGCCTGAGAACATCCTGCTGTGTCTGGAGGAGCAGTCCCACAAAGTACCAGCAGGggacagcagctgctcctctgtacTGACTGGGAAAGAAGCCAAGTCCACAGGCACAGTCGTCTCTTTTTTTATTGCTACAGATGCTGGAGATTGTTTAAGAGTGAAGTGgccatgcatgtgtgtgtgtacaaagcAGATGTACTTGAAGCCAGCTTGTGTGCTAATGTCAGGcttttaatatacagtatatggtcTGTAAACACCTAAGGCCtataaatgtcaaaatatccgACATTAAACTAATATCTAATGTTTGTCAAATATTAGAATTTcttatacatttttacattttacatacatttttttcttggaaTGAATAACATGTTAATATATGATTTCTTGTTGTTTCTTTCAGGGAAAGAGCAGGTCAATCCATACAGGTTAAAGGACATTACAGTGAAGATTGCTGACCTGGGCAGCTCCTGCTGGGTGGTCAGTAGTTGCTCTATACTTATTTGACATATTACATTTGCCAGGTACTAAAGTTGTTTAGAATGTATAGGAGcactaccctggaaatccagacccaaatctagagagatttagggtctggctatgagtaatgaaaatggcccaaacTCGAGGgacggcaccaagcatgcatttgaaaatatcactgcacgcagttggataacactacaaccaatcagaacaatacatggGGTGACACATCCAGAGCGCTACCaacggagctaactggtagattagactcttgccgtatttggtcggcaaaacaacaaaaacatcctccttgcaaaggaaagattcgcgtgccgtcttctgttcctcttaaaaagaaaagccaaatctaactcgttcattgttacggccaaagccgtttcaaacaactggtgttcatccgtagccatcttgcaatgcaATTTGAAGAGTCTGAACAATTCATGTTCATGTAGCACCTCATCACTCAGAAACTGTAGGAAAAAAGGGATAGTCAGTGCTTTAAGTCAACGTGTTcatgttggtttttattttttacattgttgTACATAATGCTGTATGAACACTAAAATCTAAAAATTTTAATGTTTCGTCTCTTTATGTTGGGTCAGTACAAACATTTCTGTGAGGAGATTCAGACCCGTCAGTATCGCTCACTGGAGGTTTTACTTGGATCTGACTATGGCCCGCCTGCTGACATCTGGAGTGTCGCCTGCATGGTGAGAGAAAAATGTATTATATGATGtttacactgtgtgtttgttttggctgCATGATTCCATCAAATGGAAATGATAGTCTTGTGCATCGATTCATACACATTTCTCTCAAAATTTAACTCAAAATTGTATTATAATTGTATCTTTGGGATCTTTGGGATTCCATTAGAAATAGACACAGAATCAGATCCTATTGCTATGGATTACCTGTGCATCTGTCAACAACAAATGATAAACTTTGTTCCTTTTGTAATATAGACAAGGGACAAGCAAGTACTAAATTGTCTGTATCTGTCCTTGAAATGGGCGGAGTCCTATGTGGGTGCAGTCTAAACTGAAAGTGTTcagatattgacacatttttacTTGTATGATACTTGTTCTATAATAACATACACTGTGGTAGATTGGGCCACAATTAAAGTACAGCCATGCTGAGTGAGGCTGTAATGCTaattctaataaaaaaaaatctaccaaACATCTGGATTTTAGAGCCTTTAATTCAATAAACACAGGGTTAGTTGTTTCTTAAGTTATAATAAGTTGAGGTAAGTCATTTTGTTTACAATTGTTATAGCTCTCTTTTCAAgtgtaacattttgatttagatATGTTTAATAGGTGTTTCCTAATATTTCCACACAGTAAATTTGTATAgaagtaaaagtttaaaatacgCAGTGTACGATGAAACTTGATTTCAGGAAGTCCTTAATTTTAAGATACTCTTAAGATACTCTTTAAATTTCAGCATCACTTTTTgtaatgtttgattttctcaAAATGAAACCAACTCTTCAGAAATTTCGACTCTCTTCCACAGTAttgaaaaaatgtttcacaTTCTTAACTAAATTTCTATCATCTGCTAATATCATGaatttaattgttgtttttttctgtacaaaataaacaatagtGGGCCTAGTATTGAGCCTAGAGGAGCCTCACATGTAACCTTCATAACTGTATAGGACACTATAATAtttgtctttgatttttttgcagGTGTGGTCTAGTAAATGTTATAACTGAATAAGACTAAAGGTATTTGGTAATCTATATGTTCAGGAGTTAGCATATGTGACAGTATtacaattgtttttttgtgagggAGTTGTAAGCAAAAAAATTCTACATGTTCATTCGGATTAATCCTCTGAGAATCAtgcatgtctgtacaaaattatGTGCCATTCCATCTAATGGGTATGGACATATTTCACTGTATAAGTaaaaactttgacctgctgatAAATCAACAAATTTTATATTAATCTATCAAAAAAATTGTTGGACTAATCCACAGACCGACATTACCATCCTTACAGCCATCCTGCTAGCatggataaaaaaaatctgtggctGTTAAATTAGCAATTAATGTGGTTGAATGGTCCTCTTCATAGATGCTTACTTGGCTACACATCTCACCCCTCAATGTTCTCTTGCATTCTCTCAGGCCTTTGAATTGGTCACAGGAGACTCTCTGTTTGAACCCAAAGCTGGAGAGAGCATTTCCCTGGAGGAAGGTATGTTTCGTGCAGTGTGCTGACACTAACAGAGGCGTGACAATCACTGAAACAGGATTCAATGAGATCACACTGCAGCTGCAATGCAACTGTTGATGCAGTTTATGCaaatacaaactgtacatttctgtgaCCCATGCTTGCATGTGCGTTTGTTTTCTCCGTCCACATCAGACCATATAGCCCAGATCATGGAGTTGCTTGGTAAAATCCCCCCAGCTGTTGCCTTGTCGGGTAAATACTCTGCAGAGTACTTCGGCCGCAGAGGTGAGTCTGTACCTTCACTTTTGATGtatgtagtgtgctagtatgatTTACTCTTATTGATATCTTCCGAGTGAATCATCACATAACTGCTACTTGTGAGCATCCTTGTGTCATACTGGTTGCATGTCATCCAGGTGACCTGCGTCGTGTTGGTTCACTGAGGTTCTGGAGTCTCTACGATGTTCTGGTGGAGAAATACCACTTCCAGTTGGAGGATGCCACTGGATTCTCAAACTTCCTCCTGCGCATGTTGGATTACTATCCGGAGAGGAGGGCCACCGCTGCACAGTCCCTCCGCCACCCTTGGCTGACCTCCTGATGTAGCCTCCTAAAGGCCCCGCCAGCCTCATCCCCATCTGCAGTCCTCCGCAGACAGATG comes from the Epinephelus lanceolatus isolate andai-2023 chromosome 8, ASM4190304v1, whole genome shotgun sequence genome and includes:
- the LOC117258026 gene encoding SRSF protein kinase 3, producing the protein MQRSPLSANIAAQQNQSEAGSSNNFEALGCHEQLDPKDSQDSEDPREYCYGGYHPVQIGDTFNRRYQVVSKLGWGYFSTVWLCLDLKLGRRVAVKVLKSGPGFTQAGQDELALLRCASGPTSRHPFSQRIVQLLDEFKLAGVNGVHMCLVLELLGPDLRGWQLCFGNPGLTQPLVKQILTQVLQGLDYLHTQCKIIHTDIKPENILLCLEEQSHKVPAGDSSCSSVLTGKEAKSTGKEQVNPYRLKDITVKIADLGSSCWVYKHFCEEIQTRQYRSLEVLLGSDYGPPADIWSVACMAFELVTGDSLFEPKAGESISLEEDHIAQIMELLGKIPPAVALSGKYSAEYFGRRGDLRRVGSLRFWSLYDVLVEKYHFQLEDATGFSNFLLRMLDYYPERRATAAQSLRHPWLTS